Sequence from the Sanguibacter keddieii DSM 10542 genome:
CGCGCTGCCGACGACCGACGCCATGCCCGGCACCTACGCCGCCCCCGTGCTCCCGGGCGAGGGCCTGTCCGACGTCTCGCCCACCTTCGGGCGCCTGGCGATCGTCGACCGCAAGCGCCAGGTCCTCGCCTACGCGCTGCCCGTGCTGACGGCCCTCGACGGTGACGTCGCCGACGCGGCCGCCGCGGCCTCGCTGCACCAGGTCTACCGGACGGTCGACCTCGAGAAGTACGTCGCCGACCGTCCCGCCTTCATCTGGTCGACACCCGCGATGCTCGCCGGGCACGAGTCCGTCCCGCCGAGCCAGGGCGGGGTCGGCCTGCTCGTGCACCCGACCGCGACCCGTCGCGCCGACGGCGCGGAGCAGATCATCGCGCTGTCCGAGCGGGGCACGCCGACCGTCCTCGTGAAGTTCGCCGGCGAGCCTGGCCAGCGCGCGCTGCTGCCCTTCGTGTCGCACGTGATGATCGACGTCGCGGACGGCACGCTCGACCTCGGAGAGCTCGTCACCGTCGCGCACAACGCGGGCGTCACCGTCATCGCCGAGAACGTGCAGGGCACGCTCGGTCCCGCGAAGGCGTGGGGTCTCGGCGTCGACTTCCTCATGGGCTCGATCTACCACCACGAGAAACCCACGAAGGTCCGCAGCCTCGACCCGGGCGAGATCCAGTGCCTCGAGGTCGTCCGGCTCCTGTCGGCGCCCGAGGTCGACACGACGCGCATCGCCGAGGTGCTCTCGAGCGACCCCGAGATGACCGTCCGCGTGCTGCACCTCGTCAACTCGGTCGCGATCGGCCTGCCGCAGCGGGTGGACTCGCTGCACCGCGCGATCATCATGCTCGGGCCGTCGAAGCTGACCACGCTCGTCATGGCCTCCCTCATCAGCTCGCGGATCCAGCAGATGGACGCCCTGTGGTTCCTCCTCGCGCGTGCCGCGGCCTGCCGCGAGCTCGCCGGGGACGACGCCGGCTACACCGTGGGCCTGCTCTCGGCGTTCTCCGAGGAGACCGGGATCCCCGTGTCGGTGCTCGTCGAGAAGTCGCTCGTGTCCGAGGAGGTCGCGCGCGCGCTCGACTCCTACGAGGGTCACCTCGGTGCGACGCTCGCCGCCGTCGTGGCGCACGAGCACGGCGACGCGGCCGGTGTCGCGGCGACCGCGTGGCGGCCCGAGCAGGTGGCGCACGCCTACCTGGTCGCGCTCCCCTGGGCCCTCGAGACGGTCCGCCAGCTCAACCTCACCTGAGCCGCGACGCCCTGGCAGCACCGCACCACCTCAGACGGCGGTCGACCTCGGTCGGCCGCCGTCCTGCGTCCCGGGACGAGCACCAGCTGCCCGACGCGCGGTGACGCAGCCGACCTGCGCGCCTCGCGACGTACCCGCCGTGCAGGACCGGGCTCAGCCCCAAGCGCCGTCGAGGTCGACGGCTCGGGCACGCGACGGGTCGGCGAGCAGGGTCTCGAGCAGGTACCGGTCGCCCCACCGGCCGCTGGCCTGGGCGAGGGCCTGCGCGAGGACGGCCTGCGGGGCACCGGCACGCAGGTGCACTCCCCCGTCGGCGGTCACCCACCAGTCGACGTCCTGGCCGTCGACCACGAGGTCGTCGTGCTCGAGCCAGCCGGCAGGCAGACCTGGCAGGAGGGCGCGCACCGCGGCAGGGACGTCGCGGTGGGTCGCGTCGTCCGAGGTCTGCACCACGACGACGGCGGCGTCGGCGAGCGGGAGGTCCAGGGCGTCGGCGACCGCCTCGCCCGTCTGCCGCCCTGCGACCGGGACCACGGACCGGATCTGCGCCCACATGGGGTCGACGGCCACGACGACCGTCGACGCGTCGACCGTCCGGCAGGCACCGGCGCGCAGGGCCAGCAGGACCTGGGGGAGGTCGTCGAGCTCGAGACCGTCGACGGCGGCCCGTCCGAGCGCGTCCCAGACGGCGCGCGCGACGCGTGGGGGCACCGCCGCACCCTCCGGGCGTGCTGGGCTGTCCAGGGCGGTGAAGAGCCCGTCCCAGACCACCGGGTCGGGCGAGGCCAGCTGCCCGGAGAGCTGGTCGACGGTCGCCACGCCGCCGAGCGCCGCGAGGACCCGCGCGTCGAGGACGCCCTTGAGGTCGTCGTCGGCCAGCGGCAGCAGCGTGAGGAGGTCTACGTCGGGCTCGGCAGCGTCGACCCGGACCACGAAGGGCGCGTCGAAGACGTCGCGCAGGTACCACGCCGCGTACGAGAGGGCCGTCGGCCCGGAGGGGACGGCCGGCCCGACCGTCGTCACGACCGCCCGGCGCACGTCGGGGTCGCGCTCGGCGAGCCGGACGACGTCACCCCAGGAGTCGTCGTGCACGGCGTCGAGGTCGAGCAGCACCGGGAGCTCGTCGAGGTGGACACCGCGGCCCAGGACCGCGCAGAGGTACGCGTCGTAGTCGACCCAGCCGGCGACGTCGGGCGGGGTGCTCTCGGTGGAGCCCGCGGCGCCGACGAGGAGGTCGTCGCCCGTGTCGCCCGTGTCGTGGTCGACCGTCTGCACCACGAGCCCGGTCCGCACGCCGCAGGCGGCGGCCGACCGCTCGTCGAGCACGTGGTGCGGCAGCGCGTCGGGCGCCGCGGAGGCGGTCCGGCGCAGGGCACGCCCGAGCGCGGCCAGGTCGACCTCCTCGAGGTCGAGGTGCTCGGCCGCCCACGTCCCCGGCTGCGCCAGGTCGCCCGCCCGCGTCCACACCCCGTCGGCGCCGGGCAGCGGCAGGTCGCACCACCACGAGGGCAGGTGCTCGGGTGCGCGACCGTCGGCTCCGACCACGCCGTCGAGCAGCGCGAGGAGCCCCGGGAGGGCGCCCAGGTCGGGGTCCAGGTCTGCGTCATCAGGCCCGTCGACGTCGGCGCCGGTGAGCAGCTCGGCGACGTCCCGTACGGCGGACTCGACCGCGGCGAGACCGAGCACGGCGGGGTCGTGCACGTCGACCGCCCCCAGCCGACGGAGCAACGGGTCCACGGCGTCCGGGTGCACGAGGCGCAGCCCCGGGACGGTCAGCAGACCGTCGACCGGGCCTCCTGCCGGTGGGAGCACGAGACCGCGCGGCCCGCGGGCGGTCGTCCCGTCGGCGAGCGGGACGAGCACCCCGTCGAGAGCCTCCCGGGCGGCCCGGTCGGTGTCGGCCGAGGTCGCGAGGGCCGCGTAGAGCGCCCGCCACTGCGTCGGGCTGAGGGCCGAGGGCAGCGCGTCGACGACGTCGGGCACGCTGAGCACGGGCATGCCGAGAGCTCGGGCGGCCGCTGTCCTGGCCGGCGGGACGTCGACCACCCCGAGCCCGGTCGGGGCGAGCGCCGCGAGGAGCGTCGGACCGGCGCCTGCCCCGAGGGCCGCGACGTCCCGTGCACGGCGACCGTCGAACAGCGGGGCGTCACGCAGCGCTGCCGTGACGGAGTCCCGGACCAGGGCGTCGAGCCGGCCTGCCGCCAGGCCCGTCGGCACCAGCGCGAGGGGCTCGTCGAGAGCCGCCGCGAGCCGCGCGAGGACCGGCCCCGTCTGCTCGGCGACGAAGCCTGCGAGCGGGACGTCGGCGACGTGCCGCCGCGAAGGGTCGAGCGGGAAGGTCGCGACGAGGAGCGCCGGGACGGTGAGCCGCTCGTCGGTCGGGGTCGGTGCGTGGACGACGCCGTGCTGCGCGACCGTCCCGTCCGGGGAGGGCCCGCGACGGACCGCCCAGGTGATGGTCCACGTGGAACGGTCGCGTTCCTCGACGGGCCGGTCCGCGACGAGGGCCGCCGGGACGGTGCCAGAACCGTGCGCGGTGAGCCACCGCGAGCCGACGTCGGCGAGCACGCGGTCGGGCGGGGTCGGCTCACCGTCGGGGCGCGAGCCTCCGTCGGTGGTCGCCCAGGTCCCACGGTGCTGGACCTCGACGGTCTCGAGGGCCGGGAGCGCGAGCAGCAGGGTGTCGTCGACCGCGTCGAGCTGGCGGCGCACCTCCGCGACGGCGGTGGCGTCGCGCAGCCGGAGCTCGACGACGGTCGCCCACGGGCTCTCGACGCCCGCGGCGGCGGCGAAGGGCAGCCGCAGCGCAGGCAGGGAGTCGCCGCGCGCGGCGACGACGGCCGCGAGCTCGTCGCCGGCCGGGGTCCCCGTCGAGCAGGCGGCGACGAGCGCGTCCCGCGTGAGCGCGACCGAGAACCGCACCCCGCCGACGGCGGTCCGCACGACGACGTCGTCCGAGACGCCACGGACGGCCGCGAAGCCGACGCCGAAGCGACCGACCGTCGCGGCGGAGGCAGGGGCAGAGGCGGCAGCGGCGGCGGAGGAGGCCGAAGCAGGGGCGGTGATGCTCGTGGCAGGCGCGCCGGCGGTCTTGGCGGAGGCGCGCATCGAGGAGAGCGAGACGACACCGCGGGCGTCGAGCGGCTCACCGGGGCTGGCGGCGACGAGCGTCGCGCCCTGGTCGTCCTCCACCAGGCGCAGGAGCAGCGCGCCCGGTGTGCCGGCCCTGGCCGCGGCGTCGGCGGCGTTCTGGGCGAGCTCGACGACCACGCGGTCCCGGTAGTACCCGGTCGCGTGGTCCTCCTCGGTGTTGGCGTCCTCGCGGAGCCGGGTCGGGGAGCGCGACCACGCGTCGAGGACCGCGGCTCGCAGCGCCGCGGTCCCGAAGGGGTCGGCACTCACGGCCGGACCCTCACGCGCCGGCGACCGACTCCTCGGACGCGGAACCGTCGGAGGAGGCCTGAGCAGGCGGTACGTCCTCGGCAGGAGCCTCGGCCTCGACAGGCTCGGAGACGTCGGTGCTCGCGTCTTCGGTGCTCGCGTCTTCCACGCTGCCGTCTTCTGCGCTCGTGTCTTCCGTGCTCGTGTCTTCCGTGCTCGTGCCCTCGGCGCCCGCAGCCGCGTCCGGCGTCTGAGCACCGCGGTCGACGATCTCCACGCTCATCTCGTCGATGACGGGGGCGTCGGCCGGCCAGTCGGTCGGGTGCGGCTCGACGTCCGTCTCCGAGTGCGCGCCGCAACCGTGGTCGAGGGAGACGACGCGGCCGTCGTCCTCGGACCACTCGTTCGCGCAGACCCCGAAGACCTGCCCGAGGGAGCCCTGCAGCATGACCAGGAACCCGCAGGACCCGCAGTCCGACGCGGCCTGGACGGCGCCGGGCGTGGTCGGGCCGCGCGAGCCGGCGTACCAGCGCTGGGCGGCCTCGTCCTTGCCGTCGACCGAGAGGACGCGGGTGCGCGCGAGCGCGAGCTCCTCGATCGCGACGCGGTCCTCCTCCTCGTCGCCGGTCGGGGTGTAGCCGGGCTCGAGGCGCGGGTCGTCGGCGCGGAAGGGCAGGACGTCGCCGGGACCGATGTCTCCGGGGCGGAGCCGCTCCGACCAGGGCAGCCACTCGGGGGCGAGGATCGCCTCGGCACCGGGGAGCAGCTCGACCTCGCAGACGGTGACGGTCTTGGAGCGGGGCGCACGGGCGACCGTGACGGTCCAGTGCCAGCCGCGGTAGCCGCGCATGGTGCACGCGAAGGTGTGCGAGGCGAGCCTGTCGGCGTCCATGGTCGCGGCGAGGTGATCGCCGACGTCCCCGGGGTGCTCGGCAGCCTCGCGCGCCGCGGCGAGCGCGACGTCGACCGCGTCGACCAGGACCGCGTCGGCCTTGGGCTTCGCGGTCCGGGTGCGCTTCGCCGGGGTGGGGAGTGTTGCAGCTGGCATGTGTTCCTAAGCCTCGATGTCGTCGGCGACGGCGCGCAGCACCGTGGCGACCTTCGTCGCGGTGGACTTCTCGGGGTAGCGTCCGCGACGCAGCGAGTTGCCGACCGTGTCGAGCAGCGTGATGAGGTCCTCGACGATGACGGCCATGTCGTCGGCCGGCTTGCGCACGGCCTTGGCGACGGAGGGCACCGGGTCGAGGAACGTCACCGAGAGCGCCTGCGGGCCCTTGCGGCCGTCAGCCACGCCGAACTCGACCTTGGCACCCGGCTTCGGGGCGGTGACGCCCTCGGGCAGGGCGGAGGCGTGCAGGAAGACCTGCTCGCCGTCGTCGCTGGCGATGAAGCCGAAACCGCGTTCGGTGTCGAAGAACTTGACCTTGCCGGTGGGCACGTGAAACCTCGAGGTGCTCGTCGGGACATGACCTCACAGGATACCGGGCACGCGCCCGACGGTGAGTCCCGATCATTATCCGCGCTCACCCCCTCTCTCACCTAACCGCAGCAGGTCTTCACCCGGTGACGCCCTCCCTACACTGTCCCGATGGACCTCCAGCAGCTCTTCGGCCTCGACGGCCGCACCGCCCTCGTCACCGGAGGCAGCTCCGGGATCGGCCGCGGGATCGCCCTGGCTCTCGCAGGTGCCGGGGCGCACGTCCTGGTCGCCGCGCGCACGGTCGAGGCCCTCGACGCGACGGTCGCGCATGTCCGCGACGAGGGCGGGTCGGCCGAGCGGCTGGTCGCCGACCTCTCGACGCGGGAGGGGGCGCACGCCCTGGCCGAGGCGGCAGAGGCTGCGGCCGGCAGGCGGGACGACGGTGGTGTCGACGTCCTGGTGTGCTCGGCGGGGATCAACCTGCGCCCGCCCATGCCCGAGCTCGACGAGGCCGTGTGGGACGCCACCATGGCGGTGAACCTCGACGCGCCCTTCGTGCTCGGTCAGCGCCTGGCCCCGGGGATGGCCGCGCGCGGGTACGGGCGACTGGTCCACATCAGCTCGCAGCAGGCGCACCGGCCCTTCGGCGCGAGCGGCGCCTACGGGGTCTCCAAGGCGGCCCTCGAGGCGCTCGCCCGGTCGCAGGCCGAGGCGTGGTCGCCGCACGGTGTCACGGCCAACGTCCTCGTACCCGGCTTCGTCCCGACCGCGCTCAACCGCCGGCTCTCGAGCGACCCCGCCACGGTCTCCGCGCTCGCCGCCCGGACCCTGGTCGGCCGCAACGGGCACCCGGACGACTTCGCCGGCGCCGCGGTGTTCCTCGCCAGCGGCGCGTCGGCCTACGTGACGGGCCAGTCCATCGCCGTCGACGGCGGGTTCTCGATGCACTGACCGCGGGGACTCGGGGCTCTGACGGTGGGTGGCGGGCGGCCCTCTGTCCGTGTCCCCCCCACGGCGGGTACCTGTCCACAGGACGTCGCCCGGCCGAGGCCTCCACAGGCACGTGCTGCTGGGGCGCGCAGGATCGCAGCCTGCCGGTGGGATGCACTCATGAGTCTTGACGCAGCCTGCGGGCGCACGGAGGCCGACCACGGCGGCACGCGGAGCTCGACGGTGCACCGTCCGCCTGCGGCTGCGCTCCCTCGAGAACCGACGCCTCCATCACAGGCCCGACCAGTCCTCTCCCCTCCGGCGCAGGTACCTCGGGCTGCGCTCCCATCGACGCGGCTCCCGCCGGTGGTCCTGGCGCGCGACCTGCCGCGGGGTGTGCTGGACGCCGAGGTGCGGGCTGGCCGCCTCGTCCGGGTACGGCGGGGCGCCTACCTGCCGCTCGCGGAGCTCCCCCGGGACGATCTCAGCGCCCGGCTCCGTCTGGCACTGGCGCGGATCGCTGCCGTCGCTGCCCAGACCGGGTCCTCCCCCGTCGTGAGCCACCAGTCCGCGGCGCTCGTCTGGGGTCTGCCGGCCTGGCACCTCCCGACGACTGTCCACCTCCTCCTCCCCTTCCGACGGTCGGGACGGAGCGCTGCGGACGTCACGTGGCACCACCGCGGCACGGCGGGACGGAAGCCAGTCGCCTTCTCGGGCTTGCACGTCACGGGCCTCGAGCAGACGGTGGTCGACTGCCTCACGACCGCACCCCCGCTGCACGCCGTGGTCGTCGCCGACGCGGCACTGGCCCGCGGAGCAGACCGCACCGAGATCGACCGGCTCCTGGTCATGCTCGGGAGCCGTCGCGGTGTCGCGCGCGGCCGTGAGCTCCTCGACCTGGCGGACAGAGGAGCGCAGTCTCCGTGGGAGAGCGTCTGCCGGGTGGTGGTTCAGGCCGTGGGGCTCCCGGCCCCGGGGACCCAGATCAGGGTCGACACCGATCTCGGACGCTTCTACGCCGACATGGGATGGCGGCAGTGGCGGCTCCTCGTCGAGTTCGACGGCGCGGTCAAGTACGCCAGGTCGGGCCGGGAGGCGACCGCGGCCCTGATGGCCGAGAAGCGCCGTCAGCACGCCATGGAAGACGAGGGCTGGAGGGTGCTCCGCGTCACCGCCGCAGACCTGCGCCAGGACCTGCCCCTCCTCCGACGCCTCCGCAGACTCCTCCACGACACGGCCTTCCACTCCACCCGCCCCCGCCCCCACCTCCTCACCGACCTCCACCACCCACCCCCCTGACCCTCCCTCCCCAGCGCTAGCTAACCCGCTGCTGCTGCCGCCGCAGCTGCCGCAGCTGCCGAGTTCGTGAGTTCGGAGCGAGTTCGGCACTTCTACGGCACGAACTCGCTCCAAGCTCACGAACTCGGCGGGAGGTGGGCGCCGGGCGGCGGGCTGCGGGAGGCCGGACGGGACACAGGGGCTGGGTGGGCTGGGTGGGCCGGGCTGGGTGGGCTGGGGGTACGTGGCGGGGCGGTGGCGCGTAAAGTCGTGCGGATGGTCACCTTCAGCGATTCCGTGCGGGCGAGAGACGACGCCCGGCTCGTCGCGCTGCTGGCCCGACGGCCTGACCTCGCGTCCCCCTCCCCCTCGACCCTGCTGTCCCTCGCCGCCCGGGCGATGAGCCGGGCGAGCGTGCACCGTGCGGTCGTGAGCCTCGACGTCGCGCACCTCGAGGTCCTCGAGTCCGTGCACGTCCTCGAGATGATCGGCGACGACGCGACCGCCGAGCGCGTGATCTCGGCGGTGCTGGGCACAGCGCCCGCCGCGGAGAGTGCCGCTGGCGCTGTCGGAGCAGACAGCAGCACACGCTCCACCGCCCCCGAGAAGGCCGAAGGTGCGGTGGCCCCTGCTCGCTCGACCGGGACGAGCGCCGCGCCCGACCCCACCGACGCCCCTGGTACCCCCGGCACCCTCGACCCTGGAGGCACATACGCCGCGGACGTCGCCCGCCTCCTCTCGGTCCTGTCCGACCTCGAGGAGATGGCGCTGCTGTGGCGGCCGACCCCGACCACCTACCGGGCCGCACCGGGCGTCGACGAGGTGCAGGACACCTTCCCGGCGGGCCTCGGCCCGTCCTCGGCCGGGAGCCCCGCTCCGTCCTCGGCCAGCACCTCCTCGTCGGGGAACCTCACGCCGACCTCGGCCAGGTACCTCACGCCCGAGGCGTCCGGCACCACCTCCGCGAGCGCTGCCGCCTCCGCGCACTCCCCCTCCGGGCCCGCGGGGCACCAGACCGACTGGGCGGCGGCCGTCACGCCCGAGATGCGGGCGGCCCTCGAGGACGCCCCGGCCGGTGCACGATCGATCCTCGCGGCGCTCACCTGGGGTCCGCCGGTCGGCCGGATGCCGAGCACGGCCGACGGTCCGACCGCGGCGCCGACCCGGTGGCTGCTCGAGCAGGGGTTCGTGCGCAAGGCCGACGCGCACCACGTGCTGCTGCCCCGCGAGGTGGCGCTCGCGCTCCGTGGTGGTCGCACGCACCGCGGGCTGAGCACGCCGCCCCCGCTCCCGGAGCCCGCGCTCGACCCGGCGACGGTCGAGGCCGAGTCGGCCCGGGCCGCTCAGGAGGTCGTGCGGCTGGTGACCGACCTGGTCGCGGTGTGGCAGGAGACGCCGGCGGCGACGTTGCGGTCGGGGGGCCTGGGGGTGCGCGACCTGCGGCGGCTCGCGCTGCGGCTCGAGGTCGACGAGCGCACCGCGGCCTTCGTCGTGGAGCTCGCGAGCATGGCGGGTCTCGTGGTCGACGACGGCGACGACCCCGCGTCCTTCGCTCCGACGCTCGACGCGGACGACTGGCTCGCCGAGGACCTGCCCGGTCGCTGGGCGACCCTGGTGAGCGCGTGGCACTCGTCGGCGCGCACCCCGTGGCTGGTGGGCAGCCGTGACGAGCGCGGGACGCTGCGCAGCGCCCTCGAGCCGGAGCTGCACCGGGCGTGGGTGCCGCGGCTGCGCGGCGAGGTGCTCGGCGTGCTGCGTGCCGCCCCTGCTGCCTCCGTGCCGGCCGACGAGGTCACCGCCGTGCTGAGGTGGCGTGCTCCGCGCGCCGTCCCGCCGCACGAGGCCGTCGACGCCCTGCTCGCCGAGGCCGCCCTGCTGGGCGTGACCGGTGCCGGGGCGCTCTCGGCCGCGGGAGAGGTGCTCGCGGGGGTGCCCGTCCTCACCGTGGCCGACGACGCCGCCCGCACCGCGCTGGCGGGCGCCATGGCGGCGGCGCTCCCCGACGCCGTCGACGACCTGCTGCTGCAGGGCGACCTCACCGGGATCGTGCCCGGGCGCCCGACGCCGGGTCTCGAGGCGCTGCTCGCCGACTCGGCCGCCGTCGAGTCGCGCGGGTCTGCCATCACCGTGCGCTTCACGCCGGAGTCCGTGACCCGTGCGCTCGACGCCGGGCGGACGGGCGACGAGCTCCTCGCCGAGCTCGCGTCGCACTCGCGCTCGGGGCTCCCCCAGCCCCTCGAGTACCTGGTGCGGGACGCGGCACGCCGCCACGGCCAGCTGCGCCTCGGTGCGGCGTCGTCCTACGTGCGGGTCGAGGACCCGGTGCTGCTCGCCGGCCTGGTCGAGGACCCGCGGCTGCGCGGGCTGGGGCTGTTCCGCGTCGCACCCACCGTCCTCGCGGCGTCTGCCGCACCAGCCCAGCTGCTCGCCGCGCTGCGCGAGCGCGGGCTCGCCCCGGCGATGGAGGGCCCCGACGGTCAGGTGGTGCACGCCGACCGCCGGACGCCGCGGGTCCGTCTCGCCGGCCGGCGCGGTCGGCGCCGGTCGCCGGGCGTCGACGGCTCGACCCGCGGGCTCGCCCCGGAGCGTCCCGACCGTCTGCTGGCGCTCGTCGCGGTCCTGCGACGCGGCGAGGAGCAGGCCCGTGCGACCCAGGCCGCGGGTCCCGCCGCGCAGACCGACCGGCCCGGTGCTGGCGGCTCGGCAGGCACGTCCGCGAGCGCCACCCGCACCGCAGCCGGCGTCTCGGCCCGCCGCGCCCGCGGCACGAGCCCCTCCGCTGCCTCGACGAGGACCACCAGCACGAACCCTGCCGGCTCCCCCACGAGCCCGGGCGCTGGCAGGTCCACCGGCGACCAGGGGGGCTCCGCGCAGGGCGACCCCGCCGCCGGTCCCCAGCTCTCCGAGGGAACAACGGAGCCCGTGGTCGCGTTGGCACTGCTGCGTGAGGCGGCGGCCGACGGTCGCGAGGTCCTCGTCGACATCGTCGGTCCCTCGGGGGACGTGACACGTCGGCGGCTGCGCCCCATGCGTCTCGACGCGGGCCGCCTCCGGGCGGTCGACGTCGCTCGCGAGTCCGAGCTCACGGTCGCGGTGCACCGCATCGCGAACGTCGAGCCCATCCTGGCCACCCCATGACCTCTCCGACGACTCCTCCGACGACCTGACCTCCCGGTGGTCAGCCCGTGACGTGCCCTCCCCCGGCGGGGCACGACGGACGGACAGCCACCGGCGCACGACCGACCACCCGTGACACCCCCGTGACACCCCAGGGAGAACGCTGCATGCCTGACGGCCCACT
This genomic interval carries:
- a CDS encoding DUF3027 domain-containing protein gives rise to the protein MPAATLPTPAKRTRTAKPKADAVLVDAVDVALAAAREAAEHPGDVGDHLAATMDADRLASHTFACTMRGYRGWHWTVTVARAPRSKTVTVCEVELLPGAEAILAPEWLPWSERLRPGDIGPGDVLPFRADDPRLEPGYTPTGDEEEDRVAIEELALARTRVLSVDGKDEAAQRWYAGSRGPTTPGAVQAASDCGSCGFLVMLQGSLGQVFGVCANEWSEDDGRVVSLDHGCGAHSETDVEPHPTDWPADAPVIDEMSVEIVDRGAQTPDAAAGAEGTSTEDTSTEDTSAEDGSVEDASTEDASTDVSEPVEAEAPAEDVPPAQASSDGSASEESVAGA
- a CDS encoding SDR family NAD(P)-dependent oxidoreductase, yielding MDLQQLFGLDGRTALVTGGSSGIGRGIALALAGAGAHVLVAARTVEALDATVAHVRDEGGSAERLVADLSTREGAHALAEAAEAAAGRRDDGGVDVLVCSAGINLRPPMPELDEAVWDATMAVNLDAPFVLGQRLAPGMAARGYGRLVHISSQQAHRPFGASGAYGVSKAALEALARSQAEAWSPHGVTANVLVPGFVPTALNRRLSSDPATVSALAARTLVGRNGHPDDFAGAAVFLASGASAYVTGQSIAVDGGFSMH
- a CDS encoding cold-shock protein; the encoded protein is MPTGKVKFFDTERGFGFIASDDGEQVFLHASALPEGVTAPKPGAKVEFGVADGRKGPQALSVTFLDPVPSVAKAVRKPADDMAVIVEDLITLLDTVGNSLRRGRYPEKSTATKVATVLRAVADDIEA
- a CDS encoding EAL and HDOD domain-containing protein; its protein translation is MDHPRALPTTDAMPGTYAAPVLPGEGLSDVSPTFGRLAIVDRKRQVLAYALPVLTALDGDVADAAAAASLHQVYRTVDLEKYVADRPAFIWSTPAMLAGHESVPPSQGGVGLLVHPTATRRADGAEQIIALSERGTPTVLVKFAGEPGQRALLPFVSHVMIDVADGTLDLGELVTVAHNAGVTVIAENVQGTLGPAKAWGLGVDFLMGSIYHHEKPTKVRSLDPGEIQCLEVVRLLSAPEVDTTRIAEVLSSDPEMTVRVLHLVNSVAIGLPQRVDSLHRAIIMLGPSKLTTLVMASLISSRIQQMDALWFLLARAAACRELAGDDAGYTVGLLSAFSEETGIPVSVLVEKSLVSEEVARALDSYEGHLGATLAAVVAHEHGDAAGVAATAWRPEQVAHAYLVALPWALETVRQLNLT
- a CDS encoding helicase-associated domain-containing protein, whose translation is MVTFSDSVRARDDARLVALLARRPDLASPSPSTLLSLAARAMSRASVHRAVVSLDVAHLEVLESVHVLEMIGDDATAERVISAVLGTAPAAESAAGAVGADSSTRSTAPEKAEGAVAPARSTGTSAAPDPTDAPGTPGTLDPGGTYAADVARLLSVLSDLEEMALLWRPTPTTYRAAPGVDEVQDTFPAGLGPSSAGSPAPSSASTSSSGNLTPTSARYLTPEASGTTSASAAASAHSPSGPAGHQTDWAAAVTPEMRAALEDAPAGARSILAALTWGPPVGRMPSTADGPTAAPTRWLLEQGFVRKADAHHVLLPREVALALRGGRTHRGLSTPPPLPEPALDPATVEAESARAAQEVVRLVTDLVAVWQETPAATLRSGGLGVRDLRRLALRLEVDERTAAFVVELASMAGLVVDDGDDPASFAPTLDADDWLAEDLPGRWATLVSAWHSSARTPWLVGSRDERGTLRSALEPELHRAWVPRLRGEVLGVLRAAPAASVPADEVTAVLRWRAPRAVPPHEAVDALLAEAALLGVTGAGALSAAGEVLAGVPVLTVADDAARTALAGAMAAALPDAVDDLLLQGDLTGIVPGRPTPGLEALLADSAAVESRGSAITVRFTPESVTRALDAGRTGDELLAELASHSRSGLPQPLEYLVRDAARRHGQLRLGAASSYVRVEDPVLLAGLVEDPRLRGLGLFRVAPTVLAASAAPAQLLAALRERGLAPAMEGPDGQVVHADRRTPRVRLAGRRGRRRSPGVDGSTRGLAPERPDRLLALVAVLRRGEEQARATQAAGPAAQTDRPGAGGSAGTSASATRTAAGVSARRARGTSPSAASTRTTSTNPAGSPTSPGAGRSTGDQGGSAQGDPAAGPQLSEGTTEPVVALALLREAAADGREVLVDIVGPSGDVTRRRLRPMRLDAGRLRAVDVARESELTVAVHRIANVEPILATP